Part of the Longimicrobium sp. genome, CGAGAGCGCGGGGCCTGCGGACGTGCAATCGAATTCTCCTCTCCCCCATGGGGTTTATGGGGGAGAGGCCGGGAGAGGGGGCCACCCGCGGCATGCGCCACCGTCAGCCAACGCGCAATTCAGGTCTCCCCCTCTCCTGCGCAGCGGGGGAGGGGGGCCGGGGGGAGGGGGCTCCCTCAGCATGCACCGGCAGCCCGTCGAACCCCGGCGAAGTTCTCCCAACCGAAATCCTTCCCCGCAAATCCGCGGTTCCCCGCACGATGTCCCGCCCGATGAAATCCTTTTCCGTCGCGTTCAAACCTTTGGGGTGGCCCCCGCATCATACGGGTGTCAGGAAAACGGAACACCCCTACACCGCTCGACTCGATGGCCACCATGCTGGCTGAAAACCCTCCCGCGGTTCAGGGGACCGCCGTGGCGGACCTCACGGTCCGCCGCGCCCAGGAGGGCGACGCCACCGCCTTCGAGCAGCTGTACCGCGACAACGCCGGCCGCATCTACGCCCTGTGCCTGCGCATGAGCGGCGACAGCGCCAAGGCCCAGGAGCTCACCCAGGACGTGTTCGTCCGTGCCTGGGAAAAGCTGGGAACCTTCCAGGGCGGCAGCGCGTTCAGCACCTGGCTGCACCGCCTGGCCGTGAACGTGGTGCTGGGCGACCGCCGGAGCGAAGGGGTGCGGGTGCACCGCATCTACAGCACCGACGAGCCCGAGAAGTTCGACAGGCCCGCCCGGGACTCGGACCCGGGCACCGTGATGGACCTGGAGCGCGCCATCGGGCAGCTCCCCCCCGGGGCCAGGGCCGTGTTCGTCCTTCACGACGTGGAGGGCTACCGGCACGAGGAGATCGCAACCATGCAGGGAACCGCCGTAGGAACGTGCAAGGCGCAGCTTCACCGCGCCCGCCGGCTCCTGAGGGAGGCACTGGGACGATGACACACGAACGTACGCTGGAACTGCTGGACGACTACGTGGAGGGCGTGCTGCCGCCCCACGAGGAGCGCGGCGTCCGCCGCCACCTGATGCAGTGCGACGACTGCCGCGCCGAAGAGCGCGAGCTGCGCACCCTGCTGGACGAGGCCGCCGCGCTGCCGGCGGAGATCCAGCCGCCTGCGGAGCTGTGGGCGGGCATCGCCGCCCGGCTGGAGCCCCGCTCGGCCACGGTGGCCCTGGCGCCGGAGATCCCCGTGATCGGCCCGCGTCCGGTGCGGCGGATTTCCTGGTGGATGCAGGCCGCCGCCGCCATCGCCCTGGTGGTCACCACCTCCGTGGTCACGCTGCGGATCGACCGGGCCGGGCCCGCGCAGGTGGCCGCCGCACCGCGGCAGCCCGCGGCGCAGCAGGCCACGGCGCCCGCCGCCCGCACCGCGCTGGCCGCGTTCCACCCCGCGGAGCAGGAGTACCAGCGCGCCATCGGCGACCTGGAGCAGATGCTCGGCCAGCACAGGAACAAGCTGGCGCCCCAGACGGTGGCCACGCTCGAGGCCAACCTGAAGGTGATCGACAAGGCCATCCAGGAGTCGCGCGCGGCCTTGGCGGCAGACCCCAACAGCCGGGAGCTCGCCACGATGCTCTCGCAATCCTACGACGCCAAGCTGGACGTGCTTCAGCGCGCGGTTTCGCTCTGAGCCCGTCCGGGAGACGAATAGACCGATGACGACCGGGAGGAGGATGATGATGGGCGCGGCGGCCGCCGCCGCGCTGGCGGTGGCGCTGCCGGCCCAGGCCCAGCGCGAGGTGAACGAGCGCCAGGCCACGGGCGCCACGGGAACGGTGGAGATCACCGTTCCGGCCGGGGCGGTGCGCGTTACCGGGTGGAGCCGCAACGAGGTGCAGGTGACCGGGCACCTCAGCCGCTCCACCGACCGCGTGCAGATCAGCGGCGGGCGCGGCTCCATGGAAGTGGAGGTGGTCAGCGGACACGGGCGCGCGGGGAACGCCACGCTCACCGTGCACGTTCCCGCCGGCAAGTCGGTGGAAGTGCAGACCAGCGCCGGCCCCGTGCACGTCACCGGCATCACCGGCGACGTCGAGGCGGTGAACCGCGGCGGCCCCATGACGGTGGAAGGAAGCCCGCGCGACGTGGAGCTGACCTCCACGGGCGGGCCGGTGACGGTGAACGCCACCGCCCGCAGCGTGTCGGTGAATTCCACCGGCGGCCCGGTGACCATCGGCGGCACGGTGCGCGGCCTGGCCGAGGTGAACGCCATGTCGGGGCCGGTGACGGTGACGGCCGCCGCCGAGCGGGTGGAGGTGAACGCCCTCAGCGGCCCCGTGCGCATCACCAACGCCAACGGGCCGGTGGAGGTGGCGTCGGTCAGCGGGCCGGTGTACCTGGCCGGGCGCCGCCTGTCGGGGTCCATCGAGAACGTGTCGGGAGGCGTGGTGGTGGAGGGAACGCTGGGCGGGGGCTTGACCGTGGAAAGCCACAGCGGCGACGTGGAGCTCCGGCTTCCCGCCGGCACCGCCGCCGACGTGGACGTCACCACCTACAGCGGCGGGTTCCGGTCGGACTTCGGCGCGGGGCGGCGCGACGGCAACGAGCGGCACCTGCGCCTGGGCCGCGGCGGGACGGAACTCAGCATCACCACGTTCAGCGGCAACGTGAAACTCACCCGGCGATAGGCGCGTACGCCGGTCCATCGCTCCTGAACACCCTCTCTCCCGAAGGTCCTGGGATGATCACTACCCTGCTCCTGGCCGGCGCGGCCCTGTTCGGGCCCGCCGCCGCCCCCGCCGACACCACCCCCGCCAAGACCGTGGGCGCCCACCGGCTGGCCGCCGGGCAGGCGCCCACGGTAGACGGGCGCCTGGACGACGCGGTGTGGGCCACCGTGCCCGCGGCCACTGACTTCGTGCAGCAGTACCCCAACCCCTCGCAGCCCTCGTCGCAGCGCACCGAGGCCCGCGTGGCCTACGACGACCAGGCGGTGTACGTGGCCATGCGCGCCTGGGACACCGCGCCCGACAGCATCGCGGCGCAGCTGGCCCGGCGCGACGCCAGCGGCATCTACAGCGACTGGCTGCACGTGATGTTCGACAGCTACCACGACCG contains:
- a CDS encoding RNA polymerase sigma factor, with protein sequence MLAENPPAVQGTAVADLTVRRAQEGDATAFEQLYRDNAGRIYALCLRMSGDSAKAQELTQDVFVRAWEKLGTFQGGSAFSTWLHRLAVNVVLGDRRSEGVRVHRIYSTDEPEKFDRPARDSDPGTVMDLERAIGQLPPGARAVFVLHDVEGYRHEEIATMQGTAVGTCKAQLHRARRLLREALGR
- a CDS encoding anti-sigma factor; translation: MTHERTLELLDDYVEGVLPPHEERGVRRHLMQCDDCRAEERELRTLLDEAAALPAEIQPPAELWAGIAARLEPRSATVALAPEIPVIGPRPVRRISWWMQAAAAIALVVTTSVVTLRIDRAGPAQVAAAPRQPAAQQATAPAARTALAAFHPAEQEYQRAIGDLEQMLGQHRNKLAPQTVATLEANLKVIDKAIQESRAALAADPNSRELATMLSQSYDAKLDVLQRAVSL
- a CDS encoding DUF4097 family beta strand repeat-containing protein, encoding MTTGRRMMMGAAAAAALAVALPAQAQREVNERQATGATGTVEITVPAGAVRVTGWSRNEVQVTGHLSRSTDRVQISGGRGSMEVEVVSGHGRAGNATLTVHVPAGKSVEVQTSAGPVHVTGITGDVEAVNRGGPMTVEGSPRDVELTSTGGPVTVNATARSVSVNSTGGPVTIGGTVRGLAEVNAMSGPVTVTAAAERVEVNALSGPVRITNANGPVEVASVSGPVYLAGRRLSGSIENVSGGVVVEGTLGGGLTVESHSGDVELRLPAGTAADVDVTTYSGGFRSDFGAGRRDGNERHLRLGRGGTELSITTFSGNVKLTRR